GTAGTGTAAAtagaaaaccctaaaagaaaaaCCTGTGGGACGGAAAACGATGAAACTACAGCATTCTAAATATCTTGAAAACTCTCAGGGATTGTGAGCAGTATGTAAAAGAGACTTCTAATTCAAGTAGTACTGGCCATGAGACATTACATCTTGCATAAATTTCTTGCAGACTGGGCGAATTTCCTTGCTGAGTGTTGCGGAAAACATCATAACTTGCTTATCATGGGGAGTCATCTTGAAAATGTCTTGAACATCTTTCCTCATATCTGGAGAAACCATAGAAGGAACAATAAAAACCATAcgaaagtaaaattaaaaacagtaGAGTGGTCATTCAGCAATGAAACATACCCAGTGATTCCAGCATCTTGTCACATTCGTCTAATATGAAATGTCTCACATTCTTCAAAGAAAGATCCTTATCCCTAGTCAATGCTAGTATTCTTCCAGGTGTTCCAACAACAATATGAGGGCACTCATTTTTCAGCAGATCCTTGTGAACTTTGATGTTGACCCCACCATAAAAGACAGCAACCTTGAGATCGGGTAAATAGGTACTGAACCTCTCAAACTCATGGCATATCTGCATTAAAGAGGTTGCAAAACTTAAACCGGATACAACTAGAATACCATGTTCGAATAATTTTGATGTATCACGTCGCCCATGAGTACCTGGTATGCTAATTCTCTAGTATGGCACAGAACAAGAGCAGAAACTTGGCCAGGAACGGGATCAATCTGCTGCAGAGTCGAGAGAACAAAGACAGCAGTCTTTCCCATTCCAGATTTCGCTTGGCAAATCACATCCATTCCTAGAATTGCTTGAGGGATGCACTCATGTTGCACTGATGATGAAGCAAATAAAACAGGGCCGAAGGAACCGAGTGTAAGTAAAATAAACCTTTTTCTGACgcttttaatttcatttgatAGCTTTACCAAAGCAAGTTAGTTCTCCAAAACAAGATTTGTGATACAATTATTACctgaaaaaagaaacaagaataaataaacataaGGATGATACAGTAGAAACATGTGTAACATATATTCAACTACTCTGTCGAAAGCTAAAACCCTCCAAAATCCAAATTTGAAAGGGACGGTGAGGAAACAAACTAAGGGCGTCAAACAATTTCATGGTGGAAGAAAAGGCAGATTACATGTTTCGTAACAATAGCTATAATAACCATTACAAGTCTAAAATGCCCCAAAATCATCCTAATAACAGCAGCCACAGCCAGAACCTAGAAAAACAATAACTGTAAATGAAAGATAAAGATAGTTTGATAGTTTGCCTTCAGAAGGATGCTCAAATCCCGAGTCCACAATAGCCCGAAGTAGCTCTGGCTTCAGAAGAAAGTCTCTGAATCCTGAACTGTGAATTCCAACATAGCCCCTGCaagagaaatttaaaaaaaaaggagattAATACCCAAAAAAAAGGCAATCGTAGATTTATTATGCCTTAACTAAAGAAAATCGTACACTTACTTCTTGGTAGCTTCGCCGTTGACTTTAGCTCCGACGGAGTCGGGAGCCTTGTCTTCTTCCTCCTCGTAGTCAATAAGCTCTTCCTCGTATGCTTCGTCCTTGGTTTCTCCCATTATCTGCGAATCACGGAGTTAATTAAATCAGAACTTGAAACGGAATATTATGAAAATCGAGTGGATAAATTGAGCTAGGGTTTTGCCCTAGATATAGATTTGTAGGGTTTTGGAATAGGGAAATACCTGCGAGATGATGGATCGAAAGAAAGATTGGAAGGTTGGGTGTTAGGGTTAGAGAAAGGAttgatagagagagagagagaggctGCAAAGTAAATTGttagatgaaaaacaatttgGGGAAAAGAAACTGAGAGAGCGAAACCTCCACGGAACGAGCGAGTCGCAGTTAGTGGATGAGCGAGTGACAATAGGGTTAATGGGCACAAGCTTTTTTATAGAAAGCCGTCACCGCCTTGTTTATTGTATTACCCCGTATTTTTTAAgattggatatatatatatatatatatatatataacaattttttttaatttggttttttaatataaaaaaaaaaattccgataataatttatgttatgGTTAAAGTTATTCGAAtcagttaatttttaaaaaatattgaactttaattcaaaaataaagaaaaaagttgaCATATTAAAATACATAGTGAGATCAAATTAGTTTtggttttaagaaataaaactttattattttattattaaaagtattatgAATAGAgatttttttcaatgaaatttcatcgtataaatatttaaaaaataaataaaatttattatttgtttctatttatatttttaacttcatttgtttgaatattatttgaatattggGGGATTGTTTGAATATTAGAGATATAGTAAGagttataattaagttttacaattaatgaaagttttaaataaatgtttattcaGTTATGATTTGAAAAACGTGATTATATATTTAGGGACAAATGAATTATTTGTGACAATATTTTATCATTCAACTAAAAGaaattagttaaatataataatcaaattttgtaattattgggaaagagaataaaattgttgaaatatTGATTTAGTATATTCGATTTTAAGATGTTGAGTTAAAATATTTGTCTTGATTTATTagtatttgaaaaatgaaaaacgtGTAATGCTTGAATTTGAATTACAATGTTATCAAATTAGTTAGTGGACACTACGGATCATGTTTTGAATTAAATTGTATCTACCTTAGTGATTGAGGAgagtgaaaataattaattagataAATGGATTAATTTATATGGATTATTCAACTCCAATTCTAATATAATGTTGGATGAAACTTGTGAATTTTGGGAGtcagaaaaaaacaaatttagagAACTAGAGTGACCTAAATCGTTAAGCCTCATCTagaattaaatttcaaaaaacaaaaaaaaaattgagggCATTGGGAGCTAGATCAACACCGTAACGCGCCTTGGGTCACTGGCGTCAtctagagtttttttttattattattaaatatcaaatttcttattttaataatctttttttctaacaaaaaatgTACACAAGGGCATGcgttttgtgtttaaacatttTTCACAAGTAACTGTTCTTGATTATATATCGAAATtcgtgttttattttttttttctaacaaaagTGTACATAAGGGTATGCGTTTCGTGGTTTATCAGTAATATCGCAATATTGTGTTtaactctttattttatttttttcattttaatctgTATgcatgattttaaatatttcaaattgattttaataCAGAATCTACTTAAAAATTGTAACTGACTTATATGTACAGTATTAATTGTCTTTAAAAgtcatgaaagaaaaaattataacaaagtcattttaaattaaatctaaaaatacCATAATGAGTATTTAAATTTGAgatataattatgttattaaaatagGTCATTATTTAGCCATTAATTAAATTCTATGTTGTTACTTTtcctatatttaaaaaaaaaaccactgACATCATGGGATGACAGACTAATACAAATCTAAAGTGGAAAACAAACTTGTCTTTAATTCTTAAGAACACAAGGTATTTAGATAGGAAAATAGAGGAGGATGCTCGGATTTGGCCTTTCATTCTCTTTGGTATGTTTCAAGTGGAGCAATTACAAACTTTTTGggtaaacaacataaaaaattatttcagaaATGTAAAATGAATTGTCTCCTCTATTAATTGTcgataatacaaattaaaaggAATGGGTTGTTATGGAGTAGATATGGGATTGACCTAGGAATGAGAATTATTTCGACAAGTATTACGTGACAATCTAAGCTTTTTCATAAAagtcttatttttcttttaaaacctAATCTTGCTAAAtgtgttatattttataattaggCTTGTTTTACCATTTGTGTACCGTGTGACCAGACGACCGGGAGGGATGCTCGACAAAGACGGACGACCTCATAACACGAATGATTAATCTCAGGGAGATTAAGGTAAATTGTGCTTAAGAATATTGGATCGGGATTGGGCCGAGATTAAAATATCGCTAATCCTAGGCCCACAcccaaaaactataaatataagtcaaaGGTAAGGGGTAGGTGATGACATTTATTGTGTATTTGTTACTATCACTGTCACATTGGATTACCGAACGGTTCAattactgactttggcatcagaGTGCTTTTAGCAGGTACACCTCCGGACGGATGAGCAAACGGAAGTACAGGGAGTGAGACCGAGCGACAGGAAAGGACAAATTGTGAAGGTATTCAGTGACTCAACCTCACAACTGAAACAATTTGTTTAATAATGTATGAGTATATGTGAATATTTGAGTGTTGAGATggtcaaattaattattttaaagggTAAATGTTAATTTAGAATGAGTTTTAGTGTATTGAAAGAGATTTATAATGTGAGATTATCCTAACTCTACTAGTATTTAACTCACATAAATGATGATAACTAGATAGTAAGAATCGAAATAGGCCTCACAAGGTagacaatatattaaaaatatatgatgttCCACTCAAATTATTGTTgtagaaaaggaaaagaggaTGACCATTATGATTGGTGCAAAATCTCTTAAGTTCATTCAATACATTGATTTTCCTGGAGTAGAGTATAATTTCATTGTGTTGTTTAAACCACTTTGTACTTATATTTGTTTGAGCCATGAGGGGTTGATGCCTTAGTTTTGATTTGATAAATGTGATTTGTTTACATTTTTTGACTAGTTTATATAATGAATAAATTGTTGTTTGATCCATCTTAGCATAAAATTGAATGAGCTGGTTGGATAGATTGTTTTAAAGAAGGTGAACCATTTGAGTAGTtggattgaatttttttatgggaAATGTTTGTTAAATTACTAATTGAGTTATGTTaatggaaaaaggaaaaaaactaTGTTGATGATTGAATTTATGCCCTCGTAGTTAAATACATTAACTTtagtaaactaattttattctatttcaaAGCTTTATTTTGTCAAAAgagatgtgattttttttttatgaaaaatgtttGCTGAATTAGTAATTGAGTGATGTTAATTGGAAAAAGGAGGAACACTAAGTTGATGATTGAATTTATGTCTTTTAGTGCAAAACATTAACTTTAGTAAActgatttattatatttcaaagttttaatttgacaatttttgtgaataaatatGATCTCTTTCTATTTGAGactatttttgtgaaaatttagCTTACTTTTGCATTTATGtgtctcttctttcttttcttatgcAATAACTTATGATA
This Vigna angularis cultivar LongXiaoDou No.4 chromosome 4, ASM1680809v1, whole genome shotgun sequence DNA region includes the following protein-coding sequences:
- the LOC108331657 gene encoding DEAD-box ATP-dependent RNA helicase 15 isoform X1, with protein sequence MGETKDEAYEEELIDYEEEEDKAPDSVGAKVNGEATKKGYVGIHSSGFRDFLLKPELLRAIVDSGFEHPSEVQHECIPQAILGMDVICQAKSGMGKTAVFVLSTLQQIDPVPGQVSALVLCHTRELAYQICHEFERFSTYLPDLKVAVFYGGVNIKVHKDLLKNECPHIVVGTPGRILALTRDKDLSLKNVRHFILDECDKMLESLDMRKDVQDIFKMTPHDKQVMMFSATLSKEIRPVCKKFMQDPMEIYVDDEAKLTLHGLVQHYIKLKEEEKNRKLNDLLDALDFNQVVIFVKSVSRAAELDKLLVECNFPSICIHSGMSQEERLKRYKGFKEGHTRILVATDLVGRGIDIERVNIVINYDMPDSADTYLHRVGRAGRFGTKGLAITFVSCSTDVDVLNNVQSRFEVDIKQLPEQIDTSTYSMCFSPVDFSSYNGCLNLKNYIFYSNYFKNETELEA
- the LOC108331657 gene encoding DEAD-box ATP-dependent RNA helicase 15 isoform X2, giving the protein MGETKDEAYEEELIDYEEEEDKAPDSVGAKVNGEATKKGYVGIHSSGFRDFLLKPELLRAIVDSGFEHPSEVQHECIPQAILGMDVICQAKSGMGKTAVFVLSTLQQIDPVPGQVSALVLCHTRELAYQICHEFERFSTYLPDLKVAVFYGGVNIKVHKDLLKNECPHIVVGTPGRILALTRDKDLSLKNVRHFILDECDKMLESLDMRKDVQDIFKMTPHDKQVMMFSATLSKEIRPVCKKFMQDPMEIYVDDEAKLTLHGLVQHYIKLKEEEKNRKLNDLLDALDFNQVVIFVKSVSRAAELDKLLVECNFPSICIHSGMSQEERLKRYKGFKEGHTRILVATDLVGRGIDIERVNIVINYDMPDSADTYLHRVGRAGRFGTKGLAITFVSCSTDVDVLNNVQSRFEVDIKQLPEQIDTSTYMPS